The genomic DNA TGCTGCAATCTCCTTTTACCTTTCTACGGGGCAGCGCCATCATCATGGCAGCAGATTTAGCCACCACTCCCACCACGGGCATCATGGTACAAGCCTGCGGGGACTGTCATTTGCTTAACTTTGGTGGGTTTGCTACACCAGAACGGAACCTTATCTTTGATGTGAATGATTTTGATGAAACTCTGGTTGCTCCTTGGGAGTGGGATGTCAAACGTCTGGTTACTAGTGTTGTTCTTGCTGGTAGGGACTTACAACTATCAGATGCAGAGAGTAGCAATGCTGCCCTTGCTGCTGCCCAGGCTTACCGATTAGCTATGGCGCAATACAGCCAGATGAGCACGTTAGAAGTATGGTATGCCCGCCTCGATGCCAAATTGTTGATTGAACACGCTCCCGATAGTGAAACCCGCCTGCACTGGGAAAAGATGACTGCCAGAGCTTTCAAACGCACCCTGAGACAGACTGTATCCCAAATCACTACAGTGGTAGATGGCAAGTGGCGTTTTATAGACAATCCCCCTATCCTCTACCATGTACCCAACCAAGCAGAGTATTTTGCCCAAATTAGCAATCTGTTTGAAGAGTACCGTGACACGTTGCAGGTCGATCGGCAATTTTTACTCGATCGTTATCGTTTAGTTGATGTAGCAATGCGAGTAGTGGGAGTGGGCAGTGTTGGTACCCATTGCGGCGTAGCCCTGTTATTAGATCAAAACGACGACCCCCTGCTATTGCAGTATAAAGAAGCCCGTCCCTCTGTATTAGAACCTTACCTGGGCAAGAGTCCCTATCCCCACCAGGGGCAACGAATTGTCAGTGGTCAGAGACTGATGCAGGCAGCTAGTGATATTTTTCTAGGCTGGACGACCAACAATGAAGGCAGAGACTTCTATTTCCGCCAATTCCGTGACATGAAGACAGCCATTAAACTCAAGGGCATGTCCGCCGCCAGCTTAACAGACTACGCGGAAATTTGTGGAGCAGCCCTTGCCAAAGCCCACGCCCGTACAGGTGACCCCGCTGTCATCAGTGGCTATCTAGGGGAAGAAGATACCTTCGATCGTGCCGTCCTAGATTTTGCCCTTACCTATGCTCACCAGGTGGAACAAGACTACCAGGTGCTAGTTGCAGCCGTACAAGCAGGACAGTTGACAGTGAGCTAGAACCTATAGGCTTTGTTCCCTAGCCAGAGAGCACGAAGAACCGCTTTACCCGATCGTCCCACTTTTACTTCTGCTATAGCTTGTCTCTGGTGCGTTGCCTCTGCTGCTTCTGTATTAATTTGTTCCCGTTGTGCTTCGGGAAAATAGAGTTCTTCAATGCCATAAATTACCTGTTCGTATCTAACAGTACCCTTGACAGCAATTTCTTGAGGGGATAAATCACCGGGAAAAGAGGTGCTAACTCTCACAGGTTGCCAAGGCGCAGGAGCAGTAGAATTACTATTCTTAGGAGCAACAAACACAACGTAAACAGTCCCAGAATTATAGTCTATATTTTTGCCTCCAGGTAGGGATTGTAGATAGGAGAGGGAACTGAACTCATAGTTCACTATTTGGGAGTAACCCCGCAAAATGTCATAGGGGTCAACGGGCACTGTCTGCAGATAAACTGTCGTACCTGTGAGAACAACTGTAAAAGGTTCTGTTGCCATGCTCAGAGGAATAGCAATCTGCAACATTAGAGGTAATACCAAGCGCCAGTAAGGTAGTTTCATGAATTTGCCTCCATCGATCGTTGTTGTAGATACCGTTCAAACCAGATGCCCCAACCTAAGATTGCCACACCACACAAACCTAACACAAATGCTTTGAGACTTAGTCCTGTGTCATATTCAAAGAAGCGGCTAATAATTTGTAGGCAGAGGAGAATCATCCCGAACCAAAATTTAGCTCGCTGTAGTTTTTCTGTACCCAGACGAATTAAAGTAAGACTGAGTGCTGCTAGGAAGCAATTAGTAATAAATGTATGGATTATGAAATAATCACTATAGTTAGCATAGTAATCATAGTAGGAAATAGTAGTAGGTCTGATGAAACTTAGTGTAGTGAAACCAACTAAGGCACCGAACATAACCTTCGTCATAATCTCATTTCTGACGAGCAGTTGTCTGACAACTACATAAAGAGCTACTCCACATAACAAACCAAAGTATAACTGCTCCAGGGAATTAAGTTTTACCCATGAATTAGATGGGTCAATATCTACAAATAAACCAAATGAACTGGCATGCCAAACAAACTTGAATGAGTAGAAGTATAAGCAAATTCCTAGGAGTAAAACACTGAAGACCCTCGCCACAGGCTGCATGGGTTTGTGAGATAGATAAGACCCTAACCGATCGAGTTTCAAACTATCATCGTAACCCCATAGTATAACTGCAGGTAAGATAAAAATTAGCGGTTTGCTGCCATACCAGACAGTTTGACCTTGGCTAAATAACCATAGGAGAATAATTAGTACAAATACTGCTCGTGATTCTAACCAATAGGCAAGGGGCAGCAGTAGTAGAGAAATAATAGGCATCAACTCCCCGATCGGGTGTAATTCTCGGTCAAAATTAAAAAAGTAACTACCATACCCAATTGCCAGGATAATTAGCCCCATCATTGTCAGGGTCTGAAATCGCAAACTACCTCCCATTACCAATACGCCAATACTCCAGATGAAAAACAAGCCATAGAGCGGGCCACTGAGATGAAATATTTGGGCAACTAAGGCAATCACTCCCCCCAAACTTAAGCCAGCTGCTAATAATATGCCCTGACCCAAGCGTTGCAGTGATTGGGTATATTGCCAGAGATAAAAGCCCAAACTGTTACTGACGATCAGCCATGTTAGTAACAAGATGAACTTCGATATTCTGTCTAAGTTCTGCCAATTGGCAGCTACTGAAGTAATTACTGCTAGACCAATTAAAATGCCCCCCACCGCATATAAAATTGTGCTAAACGCCTGACCACTAGCACTAAGTTGATCGAATTGATACCGATCGGCTAACCTTTGCCACACCTCCTGGGAAATTAGCCCCTCCTGTCGCCATTGCTCTGACTCTTGCTTCAGTTCTCGCCTAAACCTTTCCCCTGCCATGACCACTGCCTAAACTCTAAGCCAAGGGTAACCCCCTCCCAAGTCTACCTCACCAAGCATTGTGCCACTTTTCTAGCTGTCCCTGCCAAGTGTAAAAAAAGTTACAAACTTCCCCTAGTTCTACTATCAGTTGACGTTAAGATAAATTTAGGAGATAATACCTAGGGCAGTGAGGCAAAAAACTATGGCATTTGCGTTATTTCTGTGGGTTTTAGTTGTGATTCTTTCCTTATCTTTTATAGTTAGTTATTTGCTCTGGTCCCCCCGTTCTAAATCCCCTAGTGCGATTGCCGTGGAAGTAATGGAAATTTCCTCCCGTTTATCTGTATTGGTCTGTAGTTTCACTGTGTTTCTGCTAGCCATTTGGGTAACATTGGCTGTGCTGCATTTTTTTCAGGCTCTCTAACCAGACCCAACCCTTTTCTTGCAGTTTGTCTTTGATTGCTCCTTTCTGGAGAGCTAATTTATCCTTGAATTCGGGCTTGTGTACTCCCTTACACCACAAAACCAGGGCATCTTCGCCGTCATTTTCATAGTATTCTTTCCTAGTGCCCACGACAGCAAAGCCAAATTTCTCATATAGTTTAATTGCTCTGGTGTTGCTGACTCTCACTTCTAAAACTACCCACTCTGCCCCGTAGTGATGTGCTCTGTGCAATAATTGCCACAGCAGGGCACTGCCCAACCCTTGGTTCTGCCACTCTGGCTTGACCGCAAAGACGATAATATGCCCCTCCTCGCAGTAAAACCAGGCACAGGCAAATCCCAAAACTTCTCCCCCACCATGAATAACCAACAACTCACTGTTGTCATTTTCTAACTCCCTAAGATATGATGTCTCAGACCAAAAACCGCCTAAACAAACCCGATCGATTAACACCATTTCTTTGATGTCTGATTCCGTGGCACGAGTAATGACAAATTCCCGCACTGTTACCGACCCTCAAGAACGTATTATCTTGGCATTGGACGTTCCTAATTTTAGCGAAGCACAAGCCTGGATCGATCGGTTACCTGAGGTTAAATTTTGGAAGGTGGGGTTACAGCTATTTGTAGCCGATGGACAGAGGGTATTAAACTATTTGCGAGAGCAAGAAAAACGCATTTTCCTCGATTTGAAACTCCACGATATACCTAATACTGTAGCCCGTGCCTGTGCTAGTGCCTTAATTTATCAAGTAGACTTTCTCACGGTGCACATCAGCGGCGGCAAAACCATGTTGCAACAAGCCCAAGCAGTAGTACAAAATAGCGCTACTAAACTACTAGGAATAACCGTCCTTACCAGTTTGACCGATGTTGATCTAGCTTGCCTAAAAGTGTCAATGACAACGCCAGAATATGTACAACATTTAGCACAAATAGCCCAGGAACTTGGCTTAGCGGGTGTCGTCTGTTCTCCCCAGGAATTAGCGGTTTTACGATCGATGTTTCCTTCTCCCTTCTTATTGGTAACCCCTGGCATTAGACTAGAGGGGGATGCAGCTGGCGATCAACACCGTTACGGCACACCCTCCCAGGCGTTTAGTCAGGGAGCTGATTACATTGTGGTGGGACGATCGGTGCTGGGGGCAGACCATCCTGAGTTAGCTTGGGCAAGTCTATGTGCCAGTATCTCACTGTAAAGCTCTCCTTAACTGGCGAGCAGTTGTGCCAGAGGGGGGAGATAGAGTGCGGAAACTTGCCTGGAAATTACCAGATTTTTGGGTGATATTGTCGGATGGCGTAGTAAAGGAGTGAGGCGATGGCTTTTATTCAAGGCAGTGCAGGCAATGATGTATTAGACGGAACTCCCCTGGGAGATGAAATTCTGGGACTAGCAGGTAATGACTTCATTCGCGGTTTAGGCGGCAGTGACATGGTCGACGGCGGTGAAGGGGATGACACCGTCAACGGCAATGAAGGCAACGATTTTGTCCAGGGGGGGCGTGGCAATGATTTCGTCTACGGCGGTCAGGGAGAGGATGTCGTTGTGGGCGGTGAAGGGAGCGACAATGTCAACGGTAACAAGGGGGATGACATTGTATTTGGCGGTGTTGGCAATGACACGGTGCGGGGTGGTCAAGATAACGACACGGTTTTAGGCGGTGATGGGAATGATGTCCTCTACGGGGATATAGGAACAGATGAACTGATTGGTGGTTCTGGTATTGATGTGTTTGTGCTGCAGGCAGGTAAGGGCGCAGACACGATCGTGGACTTCACTTTCGGGGAGGACTGGTTAGGTTTAGACACCTTGGAAGGGGGAGGCAACCCCAGCTTAGCCAACTTCACCTTTAGCCAGGTGGGGAACGACGTGAGAATATCACTTCTTGGGCAAGTAATTGCCATTGTGAAAAATGCCCAGGTGAGCGACTTGACAGAGGAAATATTCACTACCGATTTGACTGCCAAGACCAGTTCGCCCCAAATTGTCCGCGGTAATAACATTACAGGC from Pseudanabaenaceae cyanobacterium SKYG29 includes the following:
- a CDS encoding DUF2252 domain-containing protein; the protein is MNKLIADRIAYGKSLRQIVPRSAHREWSAHSDRAHPLTLLHQSNQQRLPELIPLRYGRMLQSPFTFLRGSAIIMAADLATTPTTGIMVQACGDCHLLNFGGFATPERNLIFDVNDFDETLVAPWEWDVKRLVTSVVLAGRDLQLSDAESSNAALAAAQAYRLAMAQYSQMSTLEVWYARLDAKLLIEHAPDSETRLHWEKMTARAFKRTLRQTVSQITTVVDGKWRFIDNPPILYHVPNQAEYFAQISNLFEEYRDTLQVDRQFLLDRYRLVDVAMRVVGVGSVGTHCGVALLLDQNDDPLLLQYKEARPSVLEPYLGKSPYPHQGQRIVSGQRLMQAASDIFLGWTTNNEGRDFYFRQFRDMKTAIKLKGMSAASLTDYAEICGAALAKAHARTGDPAVISGYLGEEDTFDRAVLDFALTYAHQVEQDYQVLVAAVQAGQLTVS
- a CDS encoding GDYXXLXY domain-containing protein, with the translated sequence MKLPYWRLVLPLMLQIAIPLSMATEPFTVVLTGTTVYLQTVPVDPYDILRGYSQIVNYEFSSLSYLQSLPGGKNIDYNSGTVYVVFVAPKNSNSTAPAPWQPVRVSTSFPGDLSPQEIAVKGTVRYEQVIYGIEELYFPEAQREQINTEAAEATHQRQAIAEVKVGRSGKAVLRALWLGNKAYRF
- a CDS encoding DUF2157 domain-containing protein, which gives rise to MAGERFRRELKQESEQWRQEGLISQEVWQRLADRYQFDQLSASGQAFSTILYAVGGILIGLAVITSVAANWQNLDRISKFILLLTWLIVSNSLGFYLWQYTQSLQRLGQGILLAAGLSLGGVIALVAQIFHLSGPLYGLFFIWSIGVLVMGGSLRFQTLTMMGLIILAIGYGSYFFNFDRELHPIGELMPIISLLLLPLAYWLESRAVFVLIILLWLFSQGQTVWYGSKPLIFILPAVILWGYDDSLKLDRLGSYLSHKPMQPVARVFSVLLLGICLYFYSFKFVWHASSFGLFVDIDPSNSWVKLNSLEQLYFGLLCGVALYVVVRQLLVRNEIMTKVMFGALVGFTTLSFIRPTTISYYDYYANYSDYFIIHTFITNCFLAALSLTLIRLGTEKLQRAKFWFGMILLCLQIISRFFEYDTGLSLKAFVLGLCGVAILGWGIWFERYLQQRSMEANS
- the rimI gene encoding ribosomal protein S18-alanine N-acetyltransferase; protein product: MREFVITRATESDIKEMVLIDRVCLGGFWSETSYLRELENDNSELLVIHGGGEVLGFACAWFYCEEGHIIVFAVKPEWQNQGLGSALLWQLLHRAHHYGAEWVVLEVRVSNTRAIKLYEKFGFAVVGTRKEYYENDGEDALVLWCKGVHKPEFKDKLALQKGAIKDKLQEKGWVWLESLKKMQHSQCYPNG
- the pyrF gene encoding orotidine-5'-phosphate decarboxylase; the encoded protein is MTNSRTVTDPQERIILALDVPNFSEAQAWIDRLPEVKFWKVGLQLFVADGQRVLNYLREQEKRIFLDLKLHDIPNTVARACASALIYQVDFLTVHISGGKTMLQQAQAVVQNSATKLLGITVLTSLTDVDLACLKVSMTTPEYVQHLAQIAQELGLAGVVCSPQELAVLRSMFPSPFLLVTPGIRLEGDAAGDQHRYGTPSQAFSQGADYIVVGRSVLGADHPELAWASLCASISL